atttacaGCCAAGATTTGCATATCCTGTACATTCATTGTATGCATTTCTTTTGGTGAACCCACATGTGTCATACATGGTGTGCTCCAGCATGGAGGTGGGAGTGTGTGCTGAGGCCTACCAGGGTGGAGAACCTCTGCGCCATATAAATAGTGCTTTTATGACCTTTGAGGTTCTGGGCAGTGACAGGAAACAAAGCACACTGCCGCGGATACGTCCAGAGCCTGTGGTGAGTTTTCAGAGTATCCTGACAGTGCTGATGATTCAGGGTAAAGTATGGAGCCAAAATTTACAATGGtcataaaataataagaattaagaattaagaaaataagaaaataagaatTCTTACTTTCAGATTTCAGTAtgaaattttactttttttcccaggATGGAAAAAGACGTTATCAGGAAGCTATTGCGAGGAAAAAGATTCGGCTTGATAGGTCAGTATCTCCCCTTAAACAAAATGGATTTTTTGTACAGTTTACATGTATAACACAGGGCTCAGTTCTTGGCTAATATGAATATTGTTTGAAATACAAAAGTTTGTCCATGTGCAAAAAGACTTAATTATTTCTGTCCTTCACTGAAAGAACATACAATATTATCAACTGCTCCCATTAGAGATTCCTACTCATCACAGTAGAGATAGTATATCATCTgtacaaataaaagaaatgtgatTCTTGAAACCTGAAGTGCACGTCTAGCTATCaggatttttaaatttaaatatgagTTGTGATCGTTGACTTGGAGATATCAGGGAAATAGAAATGGGACTTGTCGAAATGGTATTGAGGATATTCCAATTCAGGACTATAACATGCcaaatttaaagctcctttgaggaccATTTGGTGTACGTTGACTTTGGCACCCCGCTTTGGACAAAGAGACACCTCTTGCCTTGTGTGTGGTTTGTCCTGTTCCTTTAAGAAGTGcaatctgacaaaaaaaaaactctttaagttttctttgaaccatcaaatgtgtcactcattGAGACTCTTTGCTGTAAAATTTTAAAGAAAGTTGTTTCTGCACTCGCTGTTGAACATTTTGCCTGACACCTACCACGTGGTTGCAGATTCAAGCGTTAAAAAGTCAATCTTTGTGGTGatcattctgtttgtttttgaagcttATAAAGATGGATCAATATGAATGTCAGTCATTTTCGTAGCTAGCTGaaactcctcataggagctttaatttgaaaGTATGTCCAATTCAGTTTGAATAAAAATCAAGGCAAAAGATTATTAAATTACAAGAGCCTACAATTAATATTTCACCGGAGTTAACTCTATTGTTCATATCAAGAATTAGAAATGTAAATACAGAGACAAAAATAGTATTATCCCGAAGAAGATTAATAGTCAGAATTACAATATGCACTGTATATGCTGGTGTCAAGCTCCAAGAGTTAAAAGACTATTATTGATATCTATAACTGCTTTTACCACTACTCGTTACACTACTGAGTGCTTAGCATATAAAGCTAGATAAATTCACACCTCTAAACCTGACACAAATTTTGCAGTTACAGTTGAACACCACACCATCACTGCATGCAATCATAATAAAGCATCACAAAACCAACACACACTGCATAAAATACCCATGTATGGTGCAGTAGTGACTCTCTTCTCAAGTATTACAGGAACAGTTTCTTCATTGCTTTGTTTGTCTAGAATCCATTGTTTACAATCCTCATCCACATGACTTGGCAGTGCAGTGTATCACAGCTGAGCAGACTTTGGTGCACAGTCTGTCACACATAATAAGTTCATTGTTCTGCTGTAAAATGCAGGCCTGCAGCATAATGGTCACTccacattgaaataaaaaacaggaaagaaagacaTTAATGTTGGATAGGTTcatgtgtctttaaatgttaaactttgtCTCCTACATGTTTACAGAAAATACATAATCTCCTCCAAGCAAACAGATGTGCCTCTGTCTGTTCCCTGGGATCCAAGTAACCAGGTATTGCTTTTTCTTGCTGACAGAGGCAGACATGTTTTGATAGGCTTATTAGATATTGGCACTGTGTTCAAGAGTTCAGACAtgtcttttttatgtttcagaTGTACCTGAGCTACAATAATGTGTCGGCACTGAAACTAATAGATACCAGGAATAACTGGGTTTTAACTTCAGAGAAAAACAAGGTCAGTGTTGTTTGTAATATCTTTCAGGATATAACTTGTTAAATAGCAGCAGCTGTTGTGATTCAGCCATGCATTCTGATCTGTATTATTCTGGTGAAGCTGCACTGTCACTGTGGCTGGCCTGGAAGTATGCCTGTATTGGCTGAATCGTATTGTGGAATAATGCACGAGAAAGCCAGAAATGTAGTCTTAATCTAAAAGTATACACAAACTTCTGCTCTATTTCTCTACACAAATCCTTTCATAAGATAATAATACTATACCTGTATAATAGATCTCTTCAAAATGTAATTAccagatttttaatctcatatgCAGCCACTAAGTTTTCTGTTTACCTACCTAGAGCTCACCTCCTCTCTGTGGATATTTTTATATTCTTAGGTCAGACTGTACACACTGGAGGAAAACCACatgctgtgttttaaggtgGAGATGCACGTCAGCGTACCAGCAGAGCAGACTTTCCACCTACTTTCAGacctgaggaggagaaaggagtgGGATCGGCATTATGAGTCAGTAGCATGTACATTTTTGGAATTTGGCATCATCTGGTGCACAGTAGCTTTCTGTGATTGCAACAACAGAAAAGGATTAATGAATAATCTTGGCGTTCTGTATTTTTCATGTGCTCAACAAATCACATAACAGTCCATGTCTCAATAATTAACTTCCTGGCTGCATGAATGATACGCATTTGATAGTTTAGATACTTTTAAAGTTACTTTGAGGAACTCTGTTTGAgtcaattttggtgccccctgtgatCAAAAACAGTAACTCTTACCTCTTTTTGGGTACTTTCCTACATTTATTTGTAGTATTTTTGACTGAAAATATTGTCTCAATATCACctctttattttaactgtcaAATGAACCCCTCAGGATAAAATCTTTGCCATAGAAAATGTAAGGAAAGGGCTTTTTCTGCTGTTAATAGctttatctgacacctaccctgcagcagcagtttcaggcatgaAAATAACCATATAGAAATGATCAATATATAAGTTGATGCTCTCATTTGCATTAATTCTAAATACAGTCTATTCAGTTAAAAAAGGTcttgcaggagctttaagtttgtgGTCGGACTCAAAGCAAACTGTTTACTTTTGGTGTCAGTGCAACTCAAgctattaaatgttttttatttatatgcTGCCAAATCAAAATAATAGTTTCATTAAATGACACATAAAGTACGTCTAGGTTATACTCTTGTAATAGTTACAAAGACTgaaaaaatcctctccacaATTAGTTAACTAACTGGACCCGTCAGTGTGCAGCCATCTGCCATTAAAACAGGCTCAGAATGAAGGTAGAAGCCATGGCAGCAGGTGCAATGATGTGGTGCATTGTTCAATTTCTGGAGAACATCAGGGATTTAAAGCACAGTGGAGAATTTATGATCATTGCTTTTTGTCCTTTCACTGAATTTGGAATCATTTCCATATTTTAAATTTCTCATCTGATTATTATGATAGACACCATGTTGCTCCTGCATGACAAACGTTTTGTATGTTGGCATATTTTGAATTCTGATGATGCTGCTGCAGTTAAGTGTGGGGGTAATGACAATGAAATAGATTGTATACAGACAGCATAGTGGTTCATGTAGTTGCTTTAATCCCTCAATATCTGTATTTATCCCATGCCTTTTTGCTGCAGGGAGTGTGAGGTGATCAACCATGCAGATGAAGAAGACACTCTTTATCGCGTAGCTACACCTTCTATCAGCAAAGGGGGCAAAGGCCAGGACTTTATCTTGCTGGCATCTCGGAGGAAACCATGTGATTTCAGGTGTTGTAACATTCAAAAATTAAAGATGACCTTATTTTATGTGTCTtatcactcctcttcctcttccacttcctctctctccgtaTATTATATGATTATGCAATAATTAATCTACTTATTGCATTACTGCCTCCTGCTTTCTTCAAGCTTTGCTCTTTTTGTCCCTCTCAGGGACCCGTTTCTGATTGCTCTGCGCTCTGTCACTTTGCCCACTCACCCTCCTACTGAGGACTACACCAGGGGAGAGGTGCTCTGCGCTGGCTTCACAATCTGGGAAGAGTCCAGTAACGTCACCAAGGTTGGCCAAATGTTCAGCATGTACACCTGCTACTAGATCATTTCTGCATGCTAACAAACCACAGCTGCAAAACTAATTCCTTACAAGATGCAGTTGATTCCTGCACCACGTCTGACTGTATGCAATTTGTTTCAGATCACCTACTACAACAAGGCCACGCCAGGCGTCCTCCCTTACATCTCCACAGACATTGTCGGCCTCTCCTCCGGCTTCTACAGTGCCTTCTCCGCCTGCAGTCGCTTCCTGGAGGACAATAAGGATAGCCTGGTGGCCTTGCCATCCTCTGCACTGTTACAAGACTGTGCTGCAAAGCTCTCCCTGAATGAGGAGCAGAAGCATCAATAGGTTCCCCTCTGTTGTTGAGGTGCTATGTCCCTGAAGAAGGTATGGCTGAATGTAAGTGTATCTATgtaaagtatttgtactttgtttttCAAGTCTTTAAACCTTAAAGCTCTCTTTAttagtgtgtattttttttctaaaaatgagAGATATTCTCTTTTCACAAGataaatgaaaacactgcataccttttttttaaatgttttctgctAGATTAATAGATATGATGTAAGAGCGCACAATGTTCCTGCTAGATTACAAACCTCTTATGTGTTCTTAGAGCTACAATATTgtggaaatgttttattttactaatttatgAATCAACAAATCATACTTAACAACAAAGGTGTAAGTGTTATGCACAGTCTAaacttgttttatattttattacctGCTTTTATAGAGACTAACATGTTGAAAGAAGTAGTCCATGCTGAGATATTTGAATATAGCTTCTTTTGATAAGAGTAGTTTATTTTCTACCTCCTGAAGAAACAGTttgtattaaattaaatgaattaaattatAAGTTAACACAGATGTTTGCTGAGGATGTAttgatgctgttttattttgagataatAATGTAAAGGTTTAGAGGAAATCTCTTGcactgattgtataaaattTGACATTCAATGGCTGAGTATTGCACATGAAAAGCTGCATTTCttgaaaaaatctgaaacaataaacacaataaaccaGCGGATTAAGCGAGTTGTAGCTGTTGTGTTGGCGTTCGCCTCACTCACCCTGCATTCCTGTCATTCCTCACCTCTTTttttatggagaaaaaaaaatctgagtttgCCCTTGTATCCAACAGATCTGAGTGTTGTGACAGGTGCAGCTGCCAGCAGAGGGATACAATGGATAGAAGTTGTGTGGGTTTGTTGGTGGGTTTAACACAGGTTGTAGCTCTGCTAGCTTGCAGGTATTGTGTTTGTTCAGTGATCATCCTGTTATGCTAATGCTGCATTCTGGACAGGAGAACATAAGGGAATGTATCTGTATCCAAAAATGAAATGCTGTCAGACACAAAGCAGTCAGTAAtcctctgaaatgaatctgatCAAAGTGTCCCTGGATGAGTTTGTGGATCATGTGTCTTGGCCAGCACCTTCCTGCTCACTGCCAGCTCACACCACCCTGCAGGTCACTGAGCAGCGTCTGATGTGTGCTATTTTCGTGGATAGACTCAATCTGTGAGGCAAGCTGCCCATCATCAGTGTCCACTCCCAAAccatcctcctcatcatctgGTACAGATAGGCAGCAGGTATCCTGCCTTATATGCCTAGCTGATGTGTCAAACGGAAACTAGTTTGCCATCTCTTAATGCTCATTGGCTTCATGTAACCTGGTGGCTGTCATCTAGATGGCAGCATAGTGTATAAACCTTATAGAGCATGTACAAACTAAACAGATAAGTCTAACATATCAATGATGTATATCTTGCGTTCTTGCCAGCCCATCTAACTTCTTCTGTTGTGGCAAGGTGGAGTTTCCATCATGCATTTTGTGCCAAGTAAGAGAGACTCTTGAAAACATCCTCAGCTTTGTCCTAAAGCACTGGTGGAGGGTCCCTACCGCTGGTACATTTGGCATTGGTAACTTTGGGTATTTTATAAGGtcgccctgaagggcaaaaaacaacgacattacagaaaaaacaacaacattacaaaAACCAcgacaacatttcacaaaacacattttcagacattttctgaaatgttgtgttttctgtaatgtcatcaagttttgtgaaatgttgttgtgttttctgaaattttgttgcatttactgtaaagttgttgtgttttttgtcatgTCATTGTGCTTTCtgcactttttcttcttttgaaattcATTATGCCATTtaataaaggtgacatatcatgcaaaatcgactttttaatggttctctacctgaaatatgtttccctggcatgtttacaaaccccccgaaaatgaaaaaaatccattctgcccccacagactgtataaaatacaactcaactcctcctgcGTTTTTCaatccctgcacacatgtgtgctaacaaggagcttaggagggaggcatgctagttgtaggctgacttaataaacacagaggtcggttttactccccacgtctgcagatttgaagatctagtggaagatttttatttttcatggatacgtgctagagctagttagcatagccacatagctacatgttagtacctgtgtaccaagacacatgtcgacatattgacaaataaaacaacaagaaacactaaatatgtgaccaatcgttcagaaaagtcctgctgcaggcgcctctccatcaggatcagattctggatcagattcagagggttgaagtaacgcggtctgtaagcagtgtgtctattcagccaacatgtaaccattagatcaacgtgctggagagccgggcacatccactttctaagggggcgtggtcagagggaaaacagaccgttctgaacagggctgaagaggagggtttttcaggcatgccaaatagagctgtagtcgggccttaaaagttagacccgACCCGACCCGAGCCCGACAGAATTCAGCCCGAACCCGTCCAAACCCGAATgacctagatttttttaaagcccgAACCCGTTTACAGCCCGACTGCCCCAACATTATTCATGACTGGTCTGGCTAATTTTGCGAGTTTTGGGTAggtctgttgatcttccaccagccaaaaaaatcagtttcatcttccatgacagTCGTTTTAATCTAGCGATTTACCTCGTCATCTTCCCAGTCAGCTCGCTGTACATTTCCCACTCCTCAAAAGTCGCTCTTTTTGCCGGAGGATGAGTGTGCTcgtctctggagagctctgggtctcaAGTCTCCACATCTCGTCGTGCACCTGCATCACCGTGCATAGCTTGCAGAAGAGTGCGGGCATGAGCATGTAGagcctccctgtctgagtgtgacaacattctAAGCTGGTTACATTTTGGCCAGAGGAATGATGCGATCTTATAGAGGTACTGTATTATCACTTTACGCCCGAGCCAGTGCTCGTGCCGTTGACGCACgactgcttgctgaggggagtccagattcacctgaccGCTCATTTACCGCGCAAGCCCGAGCCCGCCCCAACCCTGACCCAAGCCCGTTTAAAATGATAGAAGTTATGACCGACGGTCAGGTCGGCTCTTGAGCTCtaatgccaaaatctgatttcaatgtgtttttttgagcataaactttaaagacatgttttggggacctcttagaccaatatattttgatgaaaaaagcgcaatatgtcacctttaagtgaagGTATTTTATAAAGACTgattaatataaaatacatgttGTTCCACTATCAAATGgacaaataaagcaacaaaaaaaaaatgcacacatttttacattatagatggtaattaGTACTATAATTTATAATTGAATTGTGTAACTATATCATATAGAATATAAACCAGAGGTCTTTTTTATCGATAGAagcatatattaaaaaaaaaaacttagactcgattatttgttttatatccAGTGTTCTGCCAATAAAactaaagaaacacaaactttatGGAGATATTTCAGACTTACACACTGACCTTGACAATCAAAACACATCAGAATTTCAGAAAACCCCATCATTTGGATTTTGGCATTAATAGCCCTTCTGCAACCACTTGCTCTGCGAACGCCAGCCAATGACGTTGCAGAAGCAACTGCCCACGTGACAGAACCCGGAAATGAAAATAGCAGCCAGACGCAGAGGTTTTCTTCACTGAAAGCACCGGTTGATACAACTTCCCCGGGAGTACAGttagagtttgtttgttttaaacactGGACGGGACAGTATGAGCACGGAAAGTATGACAAGATTACAAACTGCGACTAAAGAGAAACTCAGGAGATTTAACTCCCTGCGCGGTGAGTTTTGTATTTGATGTGTCTGGTTCGTATTATTCACTTGAAGTCTTCTCTTTAAACAATGCATGGCATGACCTGTCGctttttctctgtctgcaggtcGGGAGGTTCAGCCCGGGGAGTTTTGGGATGCTGTGGTTTTGACAGCAGTAGATGAAAGTCAGAGAGAGGCCTATGAGCTGCAGATCTCTGAGAAAGTTCACAGAAAAGAGCTTCCCCTTGGTATTCACTTCAAAGTTTTCTCTGATCCACCTGGATCTAAAATAGGTGAGCAGGTTCATGTCACTCTGCTTTGTTTGCTGCAGAgggaataaacaaacacatcgTTATTATAATTACTGCTAACCTTTTGCTTTGAAGGTAATGGGGGCTCCACTCTGTacgctctgcagcagctgaatgaAGTGTATGGAAAGGCTCTGGGCACGTTGAGAATAATCCTGATTCATGCAGGTTTGACTTTTTTTATCACTGATATGACTCCCAGTACAGGGTTTTgctattttaatcattgttgAGTGTTATTGGTTGGACATTTTGGCATTTCAGAAAGAGTTACTAGCTCTGTGCCAATTTCCACTTGAGAAATAGTTGCAGTGATTGATTAATTATCAAATACTTTAATataattttaaccctaaccctttggCCATGAGCTTTTTGGGATCAAGTCAATTCTATAGTTACTTCAATCTCTATGAAATAAGTGTCTGAATAAAAGGAATGATGGCTTTCAAACTTGCTATCAATTTCAGTTATTTACAATCTATTCAAGCCTATTTATGGACCCGAATCCTCTTTCAAAATCAGTCTTTGTCACCACACAGGGACTCAGTCTCTTCACTTACATAATTTATAACACGACACCACAGTCATAAGTATTGCCAGCTAGATTATTTTCACTTAAAATACAatgatttattgtttatttttattgttactgttgttattgtttttttttaacctgttgtacttgtttattttttaaatatcaacctatgtattttattgcattttcacttgtatttattttcttctttctttctttaatatatttttttcttattatcatgtattatttatttatttattattcattcatctatttatttttcttacacAAGAAACACATCATTTGCTTTAACTGTTTGCATTAATCTTCTGTATagaatgtgtaaaaattcaaataacagatctttgaaaaaaaataaaccctACAATGATTAAGTTTCATCCAGGTCTGTGGCGGCCTGCACACTCCAGAATAATGGTCTGCAGACTTTTGCGATGATTTGTCCACTGATGGGCTGTCATTATTTTTCatcagcaggaagcaggaagacactgcaacAGCTTAGCTACAGCGTGTCATAAGGGACAAAACAGCAcaccattaaaaatgtaacatgttaATTTCAGGCCCTAATCACATCACAGTTAATGTATTAATGTGGACAGCCCTTCAGTGAACGCAAACACACTCCCTAGAAGTTTTAGGTgtactccaccagagcaatgttatcatttttttcaattttcattcATCAAAAGATTCAATGACACTTTGCTTAATGTTGTATATTGAGGAAACAAATCCTTGCACTGTACCAGCTGCTCCAGCACATACGACAAAATTGAAAGCTTAATCACACATTTTTAGACATTTCAAATAATGTACCTGTGGAATGCAGTGTTTTGGACTTTAACAATACTTTTCCTCCAAGGTGGGTGGAGTCAGCGTTTGCCCAGTGCCAGCGCCCTGGGGAAGATCTTCACTGCCTTACCCCTGGGTGACCCTCTCTACCAGATGCTGGAGCTCAAGCTGGCCATCTATGTGGATTTCCCTCCACATATGACTCCAGGTGTGCTCGTGACCTGTGCAGATGACATCGAGCTCTACAGTGTTTCAGAAGACGAGAGTGTTACATTTGACAAACCTGGCTTTACTGCTCTAGCCCACCCCTCCCCGCTGTCTGTCGGCACTACACATGGAGTATTTGTGTGTCATGCACAGGAAAAGTCTTGTGATCACTCTGAAATGGAGAGCACCTCTTGCCTAAACTTTCTGCACAAACCAAGCATCCAGAAGATGCAAGAGAGCGGAGCTGTTCGTAAAAGGCAGGGCGGTTGTTTTTCTCTTACTGACGCAGAGTTTGTGTACACAGACAGCACGTACTATATCAACTCTGACACGACAAAAGCTTTTCTTAATCTGTTGACAGAGCTGGGGCCTCTAGAGTGTGAGATCGATGCATACGGGGACTTTCTCCAAGCTCTGGGCCCTAAAGCCACCATAGATTACACcaaaaacactgcaaatgtTAGCAAAGAGGAGAGCAGTCTGGTGGAAGTCCGCCAAAAGATCTTCCATCATTTAAAAGGGACTCCTTTGAATGTAATTCTGCTTAACAACTCCAAGTTTTACCACATTGGAACCACATCCGAGTACCTCTTTCACCTCACAGAGGATGTGGCGCTGAGGAGAGAGCTGGGTCTGCTGACTTCTGCCTTCAGCCTTCACACAAATGAGAACTCTGATGGCTGCGTCATGTACAGCGTCCTCCATCCCAGCTGCTCTGTGGGAGCTGGGTCAGTGGTGGAGTACTCTAGACTGGAAGCAGGAGTTTCCGTTGGTAGGGGCTCCATCATCAGCAGCTGCTGTGTCAGTGCAGGCCTCTCAGTGCCTGATGGAGTCTTTCTgcactcagtgtgtgtgaatcatAAGCATCAAACAAGGTATGTGACTGTCGTCTTTGGGATCAATGATGACTTGAAGCGCAGCGTGGAATCTCCTGCTCATATGAAAGGGTTGAAGCTTTTTGGATTCACTCTGACGGAGTGTTTGTCCTGCTGGGGGCTGAACAATGAAGCACTGAGGTTTTCAGGGGATCCAGCGAGCTGTAGTCTTTGGAACTCTTGCTTATTTCCTGTTTGCTCAGATCAGCAAAGCTCATGTTTGATGTCTGTGGAGATGCTGCAGGCCGTCTTGTGCGGCTCCAAATTCACCTTACCAAAAGATACAAAGCTGATGTCCATGAAGGAGTCTTTACAGAGTAAGAACCTGGAGGAGATGCTGAAGTTCAGGAGGGGACTTTATGATGACATCACACAGATAAGATCGAACAATTGAAGTATTTTACACCTCAATCATGTGAGGGGTTTATACTTGAAATAATTGGAATATTGAATGATTATTTATTGATCAGAAGGTTTCTTTTCTAAATAAGtgtattatttcattaaaaaagtattattaCAATCACAGGCAATAAAATGGATGTATTATCATGATTGAGATTATCTACATGTTCAGAGCCatggataaaaaaaattgaaaccaAAAGTAGACTCTTTATTAAAAATGACTCATGGACAAGGTATTTTTTGTCAGTTTTAAGGGGGAGTGATAGAAATTGAGCTGTAACACAACATCTAGAGAGAGAgcatgttaaaagaaaaaatgaacaggaataaatgtgattaaaaatacaAGTCATGCACATCTTTGCAAATAAATACAGAGAATATTGGACAAAAAGAATAGAGAAagtagaaaagaaacaaaacaaccttATTAAacacaactcatttttatttatatagcacctttcatacattcaagcatgcagcccaaagtgcttcacaaaagaacagagacagaaaacaacagcaatagataaaatgatacaaggctaaaacaagacaggaatgtgatatgaaatacttaaataaaacaaaaacaaattaaaataaaatcaatcaattaaatacaacaaataaatactagaaaaatcaaataaaaacattataaaataaaaagataaaatagataaatggtcataaaagtaataatataGTCCAGGAACAAAAGTTattagtttttttcctttttcaaaataaatgcctCTTTTGTCATTTGAAAGCACTTTGCTTTGTACCTCATCAcaactcacttttttttttaacaacaatgtAGCTGgttcaaatgaaataaagcatacaaatgcaaaataaaaactaggctAGAGTCAAGCAATAAGAGAGAAGTGTGGATTAAACAAAATCATGAGGTAAAAAATTGAATATTGAGAATTAGTGGATTGTAGAATTGTCTACCTTGAAAACTTCGGCTAGTCATCTACAAAGGACTGATCAGAGAGGGATGCAGAAACAGAGATCTCAGCTTCTATTAGACTGTAATGTACTATCTTTTCTTGAACAGTTGTCTGAACGGTCCTCTGATCTCTGGCATTAGGATTTCAAAATAGAAAATTGGAATTTATAACTGCAATAATTTACAGTGAAATAGATAAAGTAATCAATACAACATGTAAAATGTTAGattcaacaaaaataattcaaatcaaTAAGATAAGAAATTTAAACTTAGATTTGTCTCAAAGGTGGTAATGTGGTTAGCTTTAGATTCTCGAGAGCAAATTACAAGTATTGGTAGTAGAGATGAACTGATGATTCATTTTCAGtatctaatttttttttgtatcatgtCACATCTTATCTTTATCTTCAGTGTATCATTAATCCTGGAAAGCCAGGACCCCTGACTGCTGAG
The genomic region above belongs to Notolabrus celidotus isolate fNotCel1 chromosome 2, fNotCel1.pri, whole genome shotgun sequence and contains:
- the acot11b gene encoding acyl-coenzyme A thioesterase 11b isoform X1, with the protein product MTSEGNHADTVQDLLLILENEETYRNPTEVKMSQIVLPCHANHCGELSAGQLLKWMDSTACLSAERHAGCSCITASVDDIHFEHTIGVGKVVNIIAKVNRAFTSSMEVGILVTCEDLYSARQWKVCHAFATFVARRTEAGKVQLKQVTPRTQMEQMEYSLAAERRRMRLIHAEIITDLLSSSTAQLGECQEFQDAVPAERTRVESVELVLPPHANHQVSTFGGQIMAWMENVATIAASRLCNAHPTLRSIDMFHFRGPSHIGDRLVLKAIVNNAFKHSMEVGVCAEAYQGGEPLRHINSAFMTFEVLGSDRKQSTLPRIRPEPVDGKRRYQEAIARKKIRLDRKYIISSKQTDVPLSVPWDPSNQMYLSYNNVSALKLIDTRNNWVLTSEKNKVRLYTLEENHMLCFKVEMHVSVPAEQTFHLLSDLRRRKEWDRHYEECEVINHADEEDTLYRVATPSISKGGKGQDFILLASRRKPCDFRDPFLIALRSVTLPTHPPTEDYTRGEVLCAGFTIWEESSNVTKITYYNKATPGVLPYISTDIVGLSSGFYSAFSACSRFLEDNKDSLVALPSSALLQDCAAKLSLNEEQKHQ
- the fpgt gene encoding fucose-1-phosphate guanylyltransferase, producing the protein MSTESMTRLQTATKEKLRRFNSLRGREVQPGEFWDAVVLTAVDESQREAYELQISEKVHRKELPLGIHFKVFSDPPGSKIGNGGSTLYALQQLNEVYGKALGTLRIILIHAGGWSQRLPSASALGKIFTALPLGDPLYQMLELKLAIYVDFPPHMTPGVLVTCADDIELYSVSEDESVTFDKPGFTALAHPSPLSVGTTHGVFVCHAQEKSCDHSEMESTSCLNFLHKPSIQKMQESGAVRKRQGGCFSLTDAEFVYTDSTYYINSDTTKAFLNLLTELGPLECEIDAYGDFLQALGPKATIDYTKNTANVSKEESSLVEVRQKIFHHLKGTPLNVILLNNSKFYHIGTTSEYLFHLTEDVALRRELGLLTSAFSLHTNENSDGCVMYSVLHPSCSVGAGSVVEYSRLEAGVSVGRGSIISSCCVSAGLSVPDGVFLHSVCVNHKHQTRYVTVVFGINDDLKRSVESPAHMKGLKLFGFTLTECLSCWGLNNEALRFSGDPASCSLWNSCLFPVCSDQQSSCLMSVEMLQAVLCGSKFTLPKDTKLMSMKESLQSKNLEEMLKFRRGLYDDITQIRSNN